The Chryseobacterium sp. LJ668 genome segment ATTACTTTGGGTTACAACATTTACACTTCCTTTATGCCCATATGAATAAACTGTTCCACCATAGGATTTTAATATTTCGTGGCCAACTTCATGCGCAGCAGTTTCTTTAAATTCAACATCTTCGTTATTTTCGGTCTCATAACTCCAGCCGTTAGAATATTTTATATATCCCACATTGTAGCAAACAGCCTCACGTGATATCATATTTCCCACCCATGAGATTGGGTTTAATGTTGCAGTACCAGGATTTCCGGAACGCATCCAGCTCCCGTTGGTATTGTAGACAAGGCTTATATCATCCATGGATTTTTCGGTCGTATTGATCGCATTTACATATACTTCATATGCTTCACCTACAATTTTGACGTCTTTAGCTGCAGCATGATTTTTATTTCTTCCCCAATGATAATTTAATCCGTCAATCGTTAATTTTTCCAAATCTGCAAAGCTTCGTGTTCTTGTTCTTAAGGGCGGTTTTCCGGGAACCAGCTCACTTGCAGGTATTTTGTCCCACGGACAGGTTTCTACCCAACGTGTTTCGTCTTTCATTCCTGATAAGTGAGAAGAGCATTCCAGACCTTCAGCACCTCCGTCTTTTAAGTTTACACGTAAAGTCGCATCTATTTTCTTGTTGTTTTTATCTATTTTTACATCTACCCATTCTACTTCATCATAGTTTGTAGAAAACTCAACTTCTTTAGATTTCTGTTTGCCGTTTTTACTTGCGGTGATGATCGCTTTCAGTTTTTTATTGTTGAATTTTGAACTGTCATACTTATTTTCATTATCAAAACCATCCCAAAAAATAATATAGGAGCCAATTTTGGTGTAATCTGATGAAGGTGTATTATATGAATTGAAAATACTTTTCCAATCCCATACTCTTACAGGATTCGAAAAATCGTACTCGGGCTTTTTATCAGAAATATCTTTTGAAAGTTTAGGAAGCCTTCTTGCTGTAACTACAATATCGGGCAAGTTGGTAATCGCAAACAGTGTGCTTCCATCTTCGTTTAAAACCTTAAATTCCAAAGAATCTATGTTTCCAAGCATTAAAGAATAATTGAATGCGAAATTGGCATTCTCATAGTTTCCTTCAAAATCTAATACTCCGAAAGGAACCAGTGTTGAATAACCGCTATCTTTTTTTAGTGAAAATGAAATTTCAAAATCTTCTGAAATTTCATTTCCTAGTCTCTCGTAAGTATTATACAGCACTCCGTTATCAGTACCCTTCTCTCTTACTTCACCGGAAGCACTTGAGAAAATGTTTCCTTCAGAAGAAATGTTATAATCACCACCGACGGTTTTTATATATTTTCCTTGAATAATTCTGGTGCGTGACATAATTAATGATTTTTGCTGATCTCGCCACTGTTATTTTTCACTTCCAGCTGAGCATTTTTATTGATGCTCTTATTTGAAGTAAACTGAATATCTTCATGTGATAATTCAGTTCTTTCTTTTTTCGTCTCGCTATGCACATCCCCCTCAATCATTTCTGTCAGTTTACCTGTAATAAACATACTGGTATCTCCCATTACAGAGGTCATTTTCATGGCTCCCACGCTTTGAGTATGGTTTAAGCTGATCGTATCAGATTTATTCATCCCGACAGATGTGGTCATATTCTGGCCGACATTGATGTCTAAATTTTCTCCGGCATTGAATGTCATATTTTTAGGAGCAGTTACAGTAATATTACCGGCACCATCCATAAAATAGGTATTCCCGCTTGGGTCGATGATATTTACACTTCCTTCCGCGTCATTCATTAAAATTCTAATTCCGCTGCGGGTCTGTATTGATTTTAAATGGTTATTGGCTCCCCCGCCCAAACCTACTTGTCCGTGGAACATTCCGCCCATGACAAACGGTCGGTCGGGATGGTTGTGCACAAAATTGACCATCACCTGGTCTCCCACTTCCGGGATGGCTACGTAGCCCCTGTTTTGCGTGATCTTATCGGTTCCCCCTGCATCAGGACTCATCATCCGGATAAAATGGGTCGTGTCATTCGTCTGCCAGTCGAATCTTACCTGAACCCTCCCCTGTCCTTCCGGGTCAGTGTTGGAGATCACCGTTGCGATCTGCGGCTCGGCTTTGGGAATTGTAAATTCTGGCTTTGGCAAAAAGCCCGTGTCGGAGGCTATCCCCAAGAAACTTCCGCTGTAATGGCCGATCGTATCGATCTCATGCGTGGCTTCTGTGACCATGATTCTTGTAAAATACGAAGTTTCGTTTGTATCCGGTTTGCGCATTTCGATATCTACCGAGCAGCCCGGATGAAGGAAAGGAACCGTAGTGGAACCCGAGATATTAAAAACATTCACTGCCTCGCTTCCCGAAGTGCTTTTCTGTGAGTATTCCACATCAAGATGGGTCGTTGCCTTGATAGGGGCCACTCGCAGTGAGGGTGTTTTATAAATATTGTCGTTATGCCCGTAAGCTGTTTTGGCCAGATCTCCCACATGCTGAATAGGAGTCGCCCCTGAAGTCAGCTTCTCGTGCCTGCTGCTGTTGTAGCCGTAAAACTGAGGCTTGGTGTGCACCGCTTTCAATTCAACTTTAATATCATTGGCACTGCTGCCGTAGGTAAGCTTGATCGCTTTATTCTGGGGCGGAAGTTTCCCGAAGTGTAAAACCTCACCGTCGTAATAAAACTGCTCGCCGTAGGCTTCTGCCATTCTCGCAAGATAATTGTAATGCGTCTCGTCGTACTGGCTGCTGTAGACGATCTGTGAATAATCGTTGGTATCGATTCTGATGTCGAAACGGCTTTTGTCTAAACCCTGCTTGATCACTTCTTCTGCAATAATCCCCATATTCACCGGCTGGCTGCCTCCGAAGCTCTGGATATGGGGCGCACCATCGAGCAAAATAGTCGGGCTGTAACCGGATAATACGATATTCCCGAGGCTCATTTTCTCCTGGCTGAAACCTACTCCCGTAATGACGCCAACGAATGTTCTTTCCGGGCTGTTGTCGATATCTTTGTAGGAAATTACAGCCGTGAGACGTTTGCCTAAAAACTTGTTGGCTTCTTCCAGGGTGTGTGTCTGGCGGTCGCCCAGAGTGTCGTGGGAAAGCGTAAGGGTAAACTCATGATGGCGCTGAGCGCTTTGGGTGAGTTTGAAGTGTTTGTAATATCTGATAACTTTACCTTCAATTACCAAAGATAATTTTACCAAACGGTTGATGCCGTTGTGATGGCTTTCTGATACCCCTTCTGCATTCTGCGAGGGGCGAAAAGAACTGCCTCTGGATGGTTCTAAGGTGTTTGACATAATATGTGTGATTGTGGTGATTTAAAGTTATTCATTTTTTTTCATTCAGCAGCCTTCCGGGGTGAACTTTAGCATACTTTTAAGATTGCTGTAATCTAAAGGGCTCTGCCAGAATTTATACCGCATGATCTTCAGCACTCTTTTCTTTACTTGACTCATGGTGAATACTTTAGAATTATTTTTTTAGTTATTATTTTAAATATTTTCTTATTGTATTTAAATTTAATGTGTGAGTCTGCTCAAGCAAAAATTCCATTGGTTTTGTCTTGCTTTATCAAAAGATATCGGAAACATTCTTGGGAGCAGAGCCTTTTAATAAAACTAAAAAATAAAGTCAATAAATACGACCCAAAAATAAATTTCAGACAAAAAAGACCGTCTTGAGGGACAGTCTTTGTTTACCATAATACTTGATTGATAACCGGATTTTAGCTTGACGGCCAAAGTCCTTCGTAAGCTGCTGTCCCATAGTTGATTTTCTCGGCGCTTACCACAAAGCTGATCAGCATGGAGTTTTCGTCTACCGCATCGAAGTCTACCTCGTGCTGGATCACGTAACCGTTTTCCCAATTAAGGGTGATCAGAGTACCTTCTTCGTGAGATTTGTTGAAGGTGATCTCTCCGGAAGTAGGCTTGTATTTTCCGTTTAACAGTGATTCCAGAATGTCAGATTTTTCTGTCGCCTCGATCGTTAGTTTGATAATTGCATTTGAAGGATCGGAGGCTACTCTACCCGATACGTCTGTAGATCGGGACACGCTGTAGTTCAGCTTTAATAATTTCTGACCCTCACTGCCGTTGAATTTTAAGATTCCTCTTGAATTTGCTGCCATGATAGATAAATTTTAATCGTTAATATTTTTGTTGATCTGTTTTCTATACCAAAGATAATTACACCAAAATAATCTCAATGCCTTTTTTTTAAATTTCTCAATTTTTGTAGTAATTCTACGATTGCCTGTCGTAATTATACGACTGAATATGAAGGGAAAGGTCGATTATACAATTTCATTAACTTGAAAATCAATAGAATATATTATATTGTATTCAGAATAAGAATAATATATATTTAAAGATTTAATAGTTCCCTGCTGTTGACTGAGCGTATAATTTCCTGTAAAAACAGCGCTATTTTCAGGCTGGTTACCTGCAAAACTCTGAGTGAGAATAATATCGTAGTTTTCTGAAATCAAACCCGTTTGCTGAATATCTGTCAAAGAATTTTTGCCGTCCAGATACAGCCTTACATTTGATTTGCCGTTCTTGAACTCATTTCTGATATTGGCAAAATAGGTTTTTATAAACCAGTCTTCTTTCATTTTTTTTTGAAATACTTCACTATTGAGAACCGCAAATTCAAATTCTTCAATGTAAATTTTAGCATACTGATCCGGAAACTGATCTAATAATTTTTCTTTGATACGGGGAAAATTTTTAGCGGTTTCTTCAAGGAGATTGATTCTCACCATTTCACCTTTAAAATTTGTACGGATTTCAATCGGGTTGATCGATTGTATGCATGCGATTGCCAAATCACCGATTTTTGTATCATTTATATTTGAAAAATCACTTTTGGAGAGGTGAAAAACATGTTCGTTGAGCTCATTTTCTATCCATTTTAGAGAAATGTTATATGAAAACGAATTTTTTTTAAACGTTGCCCTTTTATCAGCCGAAGATTCTGTGATATTGATTTTATACCGTGAATTAAATTCCTCAGGAGTGAAATTTATAACCGGGTTTTGCTCTGGACTTTTGAATGGAGCATCGTTTTTTGCATTGTATTTCTGAATCGTTTGATTATCTGGAAGAAACAATTTTTTTCCAACAACCAAATCATCCAAAATGTAATCTTCTCTCGCACATTTTTGATTGTGAAATTCTTTTATATACAAAGGATTTTCAAGATTAATTTGGTTGGCAACACTTTGGAGGGTATCACCGTGACGAATGAAATGGAGGATCATAAATTATATCATCTTA includes the following:
- a CDS encoding type VI secretion system Vgr family protein, whose product is MSNTLEPSRGSSFRPSQNAEGVSESHHNGINRLVKLSLVIEGKVIRYYKHFKLTQSAQRHHEFTLTLSHDTLGDRQTHTLEEANKFLGKRLTAVISYKDIDNSPERTFVGVITGVGFSQEKMSLGNIVLSGYSPTILLDGAPHIQSFGGSQPVNMGIIAEEVIKQGLDKSRFDIRIDTNDYSQIVYSSQYDETHYNYLARMAEAYGEQFYYDGEVLHFGKLPPQNKAIKLTYGSSANDIKVELKAVHTKPQFYGYNSSRHEKLTSGATPIQHVGDLAKTAYGHNDNIYKTPSLRVAPIKATTHLDVEYSQKSTSGSEAVNVFNISGSTTVPFLHPGCSVDIEMRKPDTNETSYFTRIMVTEATHEIDTIGHYSGSFLGIASDTGFLPKPEFTIPKAEPQIATVISNTDPEGQGRVQVRFDWQTNDTTHFIRMMSPDAGGTDKITQNRGYVAIPEVGDQVMVNFVHNHPDRPFVMGGMFHGQVGLGGGANNHLKSIQTRSGIRILMNDAEGSVNIIDPSGNTYFMDGAGNITVTAPKNMTFNAGENLDINVGQNMTTSVGMNKSDTISLNHTQSVGAMKMTSVMGDTSMFITGKLTEMIEGDVHSETKKERTELSHEDIQFTSNKSINKNAQLEVKNNSGEISKNH
- the tssD gene encoding type VI secretion system tube protein TssD, giving the protein MAANSRGILKFNGSEGQKLLKLNYSVSRSTDVSGRVASDPSNAIIKLTIEATEKSDILESLLNGKYKPTSGEITFNKSHEEGTLITLNWENGYVIQHEVDFDAVDENSMLISFVVSAEKINYGTAAYEGLWPSS